The genome window ATTTATTTCGAGGTCCTCCAacaagagccaccgattcttctcacTGTTAAAGAAAACgagtaacttctcatggaccctggAGTGCAAGCGAGCCTTGGAGGAGCTCAAGCAAtatttatcgagcccaccgctgcttcacataCTGAAGACAGACGAATAGTTGTACCTGTACTTGGTAGTATCGGAGAtagaggtaagtggagtcctggtcgaGGAAGAGAAAGGTACAAAATTTCCACTTggtgctccgatgattcatcaactaCAACTAACATTACAttggttcaaggagtggactctacaacatgtgcctcgggatcaaaatagcgaggccgatgccctagctaacttgggatcgtcagTCGACgacgatgagttcaactcgggggcattcgtacaactcatgagatcgatagtagaagaaggtcacgccgagataaactcaacaagcctaacttgggactagaaaaacaaatatatagaatatctaaaGACCGAAAAACTGTCCTCAGaccctaaggaatcgaggactctgcGTACGAAGGCGGCCTAATTCAGCCTGTCCGAAGACGGTACACTATTCTGGAGAACGTTTGATGGCCCACTCGTAATATGTCAAGGACCAagagacaccgagtatgttctgagggaaatccatgaaggcacctgcggaaatcattcgTGCACCGAatcattagttcgaaaaataatcagagctggctactattggatcgacatggaaaaggacgcgaaggagttcgtacaaaaATGCAACGGATGTCAAaccatgctccgatgattcatcaacccggggagctgctACATTCGGTTTTATCaccctggccgttcatgaaataggggatggacatcgtcggctctcttccatgggcacccggtaaggctcaatttatattgtttatgactggctatttttctaaatgggtggaagcccaggcgtttgagaaagtcagggagaaagaagtcattgatttcatctaggaccacataatatgtcagtTCGGAATGTCGGCCAAGatcgtgtgtgacaatgggaagcagttcatcggcagcaaagtaaacaagtttctcgaagatcataagatcaaaagaatcatgtcaacaccctatcaccctagtgggaacgggcaagcggagtccacgaacaaaaccatactccaaaacctcagaaagagattGATCGACGCCAAAGATAAATGCAAAGAAATCTTACtcgaagtcctgtgggcatactATATGACCTCGAAGTCCaataccggggccaccccgttctcgttggtttacggcgccgaagctctaataccgattAAAGTTGGAAAACCAAGTCTTAGGTTCTGATATGCGACCAAAGAATCAaacaacgagaccatgaatacgatcctagaactgttagatgaaaggcgcgtAGCGACCCTCGTCTGGTTGGCCCCCCAAAAATAactgatcgagaggtattacaattgaagagccaaccttcgacacttcaatgttgcggacttagtgttaaggaaggtcataTCAAACATCCAGAACCCTAACAAAGGGAAGCTGGggccgaattgggaaggtccgtatcaaattatcgagatcatcgGAAAAGGGTCGTACAAACTCGGAGCAATGAACAGCgagcgactaccgaacaactggaacataactcacttgaagcgatattactgctaaggtatgaacccgtttacttcttttatttatttacattttggactaacacttgcaggtgaccgtcaaagaacgatacaaatttttaggcctgaaagcacgcgttgcactctttttcccttgaaccagttttgtccctttccggcaaggtttttaacgaggcaacagtggatcgtgctaacttagaatcgaagatcGGTTGTGAACCAATGTCAAGGATCACATCAACAGGATCCGAGGCTTCTCTATGATCagcctcgaacactggggggcatcaccctcggataatgattttggcaaggaaggaaactttatgcttgaatagtctaggctcgatcaataggatttactgtaagcgccaaacagtcaaatgaaccgtgcccacatagactgcCCGAGCCCGAACACATGTGTACGTAACTTTGTATATTACACACATAAATAAAAGggagtttctaccttgcggataaatattttgTCCCTTGAAAacttttatttcttaaatttgatCCCCTAAATACATCAAGCCGAAGGGccacctcactcggggactgccgccTAAGGCATGTTCGGACGGCCTGGGATAATGAAGCCcgggggcacaaagcttattaggcagtgcccgaactttaaaggctacggccacccccaTGCGGGGAGGGTTATCTAGGTTAAGCCCGGATGACTCGGGATAATAAGCCCACTGGGCAACACTGAACTAGAAAGGCTATGGCTATCTTagaacggctcggagacgtccgagacccgcAACCAAAAactaaggccttcaaaatttctaaaccggttcaaaaGGCTATCCTCGGCAAATTGTAATCTAAAATAttctaagtactttggggaaatCTTCCAGTAATATCAATCCCCCCATGAGTCTTAAGCAAAATAATATCGAGAGCAAGGCCTGTTcaaacctccgaacaagacctaattattacgtgCTAAGGCATTCAATATATTTACAATGATAAAGAAAATAGCAAAAGGAAACAAGCTTAAAAACTGCCGAAGGGAAAaggatctatatatatatatatatatatatatatatatacaaaggccaaacggcctcaacaaaaagtGCAAAGgtgcaaaaaaaaagaaaattttacaAGGCACTTAAACAGCTTGATCTTTGCTGGAGCCCACCTCATCACCGGGATCAACGAAGTATTCTCCTCCCCCGGATCCGTCCGAACCCTAGGAGTCTTATTCCTCCTCAGGATACGCCAACTTCTTAGCCTCGGCCTCGATCCCCTTAGCATTTTGACCTCGACCGACaaatcaaaaccccgagcatgaacttcttcgagggcctcccttcgggactgccacttcacGTATTTGACAATGTCTTTCAGGCGGTCTTGGGCTGCCTCGACATCAACTTTaaactgggccaccatctcatcgGCATCGGCTTTGGTTACATCAACCACCAACTTGGCCGCTTTAAGCTCCTTGGCAAGGGTCTCTCAATCAGCAACAATCAAGCTTAGCTGAGACTGAAGCTCCTTAATTTTTTGGGATTGTTCCTCAGCCTTCTCCCTCATCGATCGAAGTTGGGCCTCTGCCGAGGTCAATTGTGCCCGAGCAGTCTCATTTTCCCAGGCCAAGCGGTCCATCTTGCCTCTACACTCTTCGGCCTCGACCTTGATTTCATCCATCTCGGCTCGGAGTTGGTCAATCTGATCAATCTTCTGTTGAACCTGCGACTTTTGACCATTAGTCACCGTGTCTAGCTCAttgtcactaacttcaaagatttaTACCTGTTCAACCAGGTCGGCGTGTTCTTTCTGAGCTGTTTCCAACTCAGCTTGAAGGCTCTTAGCCTCTTCTTcacgttgctcgctgagaagtttgtacGTGTCTCTTTTCTCAGCAAGCTCTTTGACTTCAGCTTCGAGTTAGTTTAGCTCATCCCGATACCAAAGGAAAGTTTTgtggtgaagcaccgaggcctacaaataCGAAGAAAGATATTAGAATTATCAATAAATTAGTTCAATTATCAAGGGAAAAATTGAAATCATCAGGAATTATCTAGAggtacccggttcagcgcctgttatgcttcgttgaacaggcagggcgcgtctacctcgttcattttggcCTGGTCTTCTTCGGTCACTAGGCACCGGAGGTAACTGGCCACCCCTACAGGGAtggaaagaacccgggcatcctccggaatgGTGATGATAATGGTCCGCTTCCGATCAGGATCCGCACTCAGGGAAGGGAACCAGTTGATCAGTTTCGGGCTCAAGTTAGGCCCACCTGCCCTCGAGGACAGACTTTTCCTCGGTACCTCTAAGTCACCTAATCCGGTGATGTCCTTTATGGTGATggaatccacgccatcaaaaaagcAGCGGAGGGGGTCGTCCGCTCCGTGGGCCCCCTCATTGGGGTGCTCTTTCACCGTTTGGGGCTTGTTATACATGGACTCGGTAAATGAGGGTGActcggtgatgtctatcacaccgagTGCCTCCTTCGAGGAACTGCCCACATCCTGGGAAGCCTCAGACCCGGTCTCCTCATCGACCTCCCTGGCTTGAGGTAGATCGGCCTCACAGATCTCTGGTTCAGAGGCCCCCTGCTCTTCGAGCTGCGACGGCTCGCGGGCCACCAGAACGAAAGGTTCTTCTCCCTCGGACTCATCCCTTAGCCGATAGAACAAATCCTAAGCTGGTGCTCGGGAGCTGGTGTTTTCCTTTTACTTGCGCACCAGCCTTCTCCTTGTTTTCTTTTCTCCGAGCTTGGGGAACTCAGAGCCCTCTTCCTTTTCCTCTCTTCGGCCTATCTCAGAGCAGGGGACTCGGCAGGTAAGTCCTCGCCACTGGCTGGAGACCTAAGTTCGACATCCTTAGATAAAACTATAAAAAGAAGTAAAAGGAGTAAGGGTTTAGTGTTAAGGGGAGAATCCTAACACAACCTACTCGGGAAAGAAGTCTCACCATGGGAACTGGCCTCCCAACGACCCTTCGAGAGTTTGCGCCACGAGCGCTTGGAGTAGGGCATCTGAGAAATGATACCCTATACCCACTTATTGAGTCAAGGGACAACATTTGGGATCCGAGCGACTACTGCACCACCACAAAGCACCGATAAGGAAAAGAGAAGTAAGTATAAAATCAACATTCGAAAGTAAGTTCTACTTACGTGAAGTATTCCACTTATCAAAGAATGGCCTACACTCAGCCGGGATCAAGTCCTCAGTCCTCAGTCGGACAAAACGGCCTTGCCAACCTCGATCCCAGTCCTCATCAATACTTGAGAACGGGGCTTTACTGGCCCAACGcacaagctttatcagtccccccggaagattcggggactgtataagcgGAGTAGATGATCAATGGTGAACGAGCACCCATCAATTTTGTTCACAAAAAACcgaaggaggatcacgatcctccagagtgATGGATTAATCTGTCCTAGGCACACGTTGTACCTCTTGCAGAAATCCAAAATGACTGGGTCTATCGGGCctaatgtaaagggataagtgtaaacacttagatatcCCTCGACATAGGTGGTAATGGCCTCTTCATGGTCGGGGACCACTATGTCTTTATcagcccagttgcagtcttttcggaccATAGGGAGGACCTCTTGGGTAATCGAGAAgatgtatctcgagacctcctTACACCGACCATGTACAGAGGATGGATTTTCAACCTTGAAATTGACGTTGACCGAGCATCCCCCAGGGATGAACATTTCCAAAGGGGGTTCGGGTACTGGTTCATCAACGGCCGCATGCGAAGCAGTCTCCTCGGCCTCAATAGCCGGCCGCGAAGTGGAAGGAGCTTCTTTCTGGGGAACGGTtttggaagtctttgccattCCTTTAGAAAACAAAGATGGAGGAAAATCtgagaaagatgaagaaagaaaggaagttgaaggaTTAGACTTGTTGGCTTGAGAAGAAAGATGGGTAAAAATTCTTGCAAAGGACCTCGAATAACCGGGTAAAAGCGCTAAAGAGTATTGAAATCCTGaaggtacgagggtagaaggtttTATGTAAAGTAAAAATGAACAAAGGAGGGGATATTTATAGTAGTTTAGCGGCGTTTCACGTCCAGGGACGGCCGACCGGcgactgacatgcatttaatgccattatgacttgactgacgagacgtttcaaATGTTTTGTCGTTTCTATCACGATGTGTCAAagtaagaatcggaagctcatatcgtttctcgtcgtttatacttcgaaaaatgaggggactatctatatacgttATACAGGTGAAGTCGAGCTCATGGTGTATCCCTATTTCCGACAAAATAAGTCAGGCTCGAGACATGGCGGTAAGGGACAAAAATCGAGTCGAAGTCACACCGAGCCAGAACCCGGGGGCATGATGCCTGCCTCGAGAATATTGAGGCCATGGtcccggaatcggtcctagcctcgaacgacttcgaagaacattgtcacACAATCTAGCATAGCTAATAGAAAGCCGAAATATCCCTGACCGGCCGAATAATACAGCGGGGATCTCGGCATGTATCGATAAGGAACCGACAACCAGTAAATCAGAAGATttgtttaccttttatagaattgtacctaaagtaagactcccctactatataaagggggtctaataATTTATGAAGTACATTGTAACACCACtcaaaagcaatatattattattttctctctcTCTAGCTCTTTCTCTTTTCCATCTGTACCGGTCGTGGTGAGCCTGGTTTGAGAGTGACTATTTCACTTAGGCTGAAACTATacaactcgtgtggtttgaatttattttatctttatttgttcaataataacttaatttatcgctttgtatcaagttaatctgtgtctccttaaaaccacttataaatttaattgttatccgattttgagggtaaacaaaaatatataagaGTAAACATACGAAAAAATCAAGGgtagtcaatatatatatatatatatatatatatatatatatatatatatatatatatattttatttttatttttattttaatttttttttaacttttcccGCGAAAGGGCCGGTGTCAGTTTGCTATAAGGTGCCTCCGGCTATAGATATAGATCATTGAGAATAAAAATATAGAACACAAACATTCAAAGGCAAAAAGGCTTTGCCACTGCCATATCTTTGAATAATAACACAATTTTGTTAGGGTGTAGCTTCTTGTCTAGCTTAGTCACTCCATTTTATAGCATCTGCTCCTTTTATTTGGTCTAATTCTTTATTGCCTGTAGCTTGCTTCATTTATTTTGACAATAAATTACAATAGTAATATATATGCTAGATCAAAACATGGACCAATTTACCTAAGGTTAGGATGAAAACTCCACAAAAGTTGCTAGCGAGATTCAAGAAAACCATTTCTTTCCGCTCTTAGCTGCCTTTAGTTTCATAACAAGATCCTCTCTTTGTGCTTCTACTTCAGCATATTTAAGACTCATTTGAAAGTAACGCTCTCGAATGTCTTTTAATTccgtttctagtaatgtcttcgTACGTTCAAACCTCTTCACCATTTCGCTATCCCCGTCTGGTTTCCTGGATGAAGGTGAATGCCCTTTTCGTTCCTCGGTCTTAAACCTACACATAAAATCACTACCTATTATACCATTACAATAACAAACAAACTCGGACTGTGtcagaatttttattaagagctgtcaaaatataaaaaagtatATATACGAAAGAATCAAGCGGATTCAACATATAGTATACTATATACATTAAAAATTTTTTTACCTACCTACACAGTATACGAAATCCTATGTTCTATATTGAGATGATGGATCGCTTGATAAATATTtcagacctcacatttactcatcatatgCATGATACAAAAATCGAgtttctctgactcaactcttccacagccgtattcaatcccttaccacCCGTCTTTGGGATATAGGTATCgtcttattacgaataaaatagaatttaggaatttgaattcctatgactgagctctaccacacgatctagagtaagaaaaagagtgacagtcctaaatgcaaTGTAGCCttttgcttataagtgtggtgcacaacacacccataaacaagactctactagacacatcttgtagactccctaggacagaactgctccgaTATTACTTTTTTCACACCCCAAACctagggggcgagaccggcacacGGTGCCTCACCtgtccttgcgtaccaacttgcaactaagggaatctgaacatataatgtcatactttggtcaTGGGCCAACAATTTGCGAAAAAGGTAGCAAAAGTTTGATTATCCTAGTTCAACATGTGTATAAGTGTCTTTTTGATCTGCCTAATATAAGGTGCATAGCTCTTTCCAAATTTGCATTGTCAAACAGATATCTTTAGCATAtgatattaaatatatataaatgtaAAATTCGGACACGTACCTTTGAAGCTGAATTTTGTACTTCTTATTTGCCTCTAATGCTTCAGCAAGCTTGTTCTCAAGCAATTGTATTCTAGCTAAGTAATCCACTTCAACAGAATAAGCAATTCCATTTTCACCCTGGATTAGCAAAAGTATGTATTAAAAGAGCAACTACGGAGTTAAGCATTGGAAAGGAAAAACTTGAAATTCAAAAGACCTCTGATTCGAAATCTGAATGAAGCCGATCCACCAGAAGTTCTTGGGACTGATTAAGCTTTTGAGGTACTCTATTGAAGTTAGTGTACTTATTGGTGCTCTTTGGAGTATCATTCTGTTCAAACTGCATAGAACATGAAGTTTTGTCATTCAACAGAATTTAAGTTATGTTCGGCCTCTCTATAACACCATCTCTATATAACaaattcactataaaagccaagtttttTTCGGAAcggatttttatgttatgttataatatatgtcctcTATAACAATACTTCACTGTAGCAgccaaaaaatatcggaacaaacgagGCTGTTACAGAGAGTTTTGAGTGCAGTAAAACAATACGAAAGAATTTCATAATAAGCTAACCTTTTtagcatacaatttcttctcttCCTCCATCATTTTCACTTCTGCTTCAAGTGCTTGAACTTTTCTAAAGCAGTTATCCTTCTCCTCCTCCATCTTATGTATTTTCTGCTGATATTGCTCATTTTCTCTCTTAGTTTCGCTAAGCTCATTCTTCAAATCATCCACTTGTGCACAGAATTTCTCCTTTTCAGTTAAATCACTTTCCATTTTCTCAACTTTTTCTTCCAAGCAAATTCCCTTTCTATTGCTGTTCTCCAGCTCAGACAAGACTTTTTGAAAACTGGATATCTTACTAGCGAAAGACGCCTTCTCAGCCTTCATTTCTTCACAATCTACGGATACTAAATTCAGTGATGCttctaacttttccttttcaGACATGCATTCCTTCAGCTCGCTCTTCAGATAGTCGACGTCTTCCTGAAGTTCCTTTGTTTTCTGCAACTGAAATTTAAGATTAGCACTTTCCTCATGAAGCTTTTGGTGTTCATAACGCAAAAGAGTGAGCTGCAACTCAAGATCATTAAACGCCGTCTTAAGCTTTTCCTCATTTGCCCTATAATTCGACAGATGTTTCAAAATCTTTTCATGATCAACCGTCAACTTCTCAAAACTTTGTCTTGAATCTTGGATCTTCAACTCAGACTCTATTCTTACATTACTGAGCTCCTTCTCAGTCAATGTAAGTTTTGATTGAATATCTTCAAGTGCAGATACCAACATTGCATTTTCAGCGCGCAAACTGGAAACTTCATTAGCAGCATCAGAAGCTAATCTCCTTTCCTCATCCATTTCAGAAATTTGCTTAGTTAGTTGTTCTACCTCTTTATTGAGGCTCTCAACTTCAGTCAACTTCTCTGAATACCTATGGGTAGACAAACATTCTTGTTGCACAAGTTTCTCAATTTCATTCTTGTTCTCTCGAATGAGTTCAGTTAGTTCAACATTCAGTCTCTCCTCTTTCAAGGAAAAATCTTTCCACATTGAATTGAGATTTTCTTCTAGAGCTTTAACCTTAATCAAGCTATTAGACAAGCTTTTCTGCGATTCGCAAAGTTGAGCTTCTACGTGCAAACGACGCTCATGTAGTTCCACGTTCTTTCTTTCAAGTTCTGAATTTGACTGCTGAATGGTCTTGTACTCTTCAAGAAGATTCTGCAAAGATTCTTGTAACTTTTCGTTCTCGTTCGTGAGATGTCCACATTCTTCTCGAGCTTGTGACCATAGGATCTGCATGTCTTCTAATTCTTCTTTGAGATCAGCAATGTTAGTTTTCATCTCACTCTCCAACTTCCCAATTTCTTCTTGAAGATTCATTACATCAGTCCTGGATTCTTCCAATTCTGATTGACGAGATTCTCTATTGACTGTCATGAGCCTAATTTGTGCTTCCATATTTATGTTCTTCTCTGTCAATCCTACTAACTGATCCTCCAACGTATGTCTTTCGCTATCGAGATGTGCTAATTTCCTTTCTAGAAGCTTGTTCTCCGAAACTTGCGCATCCCTCTCCTTTTGAAGATCAGTAACTCTAGCTTCTAGTTCTCTTTGATGCTTCGAAATACAGTTCTTCTCCTCTTCTTTTGTCTGTAAGTCAGCTTGTAACTTATCTAACTCGAATATTGTTTGATCCAACTCCTTTTGTAGGCTCAAACATTGAACTTGTAGTTCTGCCTTTGAGACTTCCAGCTTTCTTTGAGCTTCTGCAACAGAATTATTTCTCTCCTGGATTTCCTCTTCATGCTGTTTAAGAAGTTCCTCGTACTCGACAATTCTTGTTTCTAAGAGATGGTTCAGCTCAAAC of Nicotiana tomentosiformis chromosome 7, ASM39032v3, whole genome shotgun sequence contains these proteins:
- the LOC104084601 gene encoding intracellular protein transport protein USO1-like isoform X1, which translates into the protein MFKLPKQNNKQAKSGERVDFRFSNFQALQEVTGSCCGNILLQKCKVPKGWDRLSLSIICVETGKTIAKLGKTLVKNGSCQWPETLLESVWILQDDSSLELEESLYKFVVSMGSARSGILGEGTINLASYVGSRLSSPVLLPLKKCNQGTTLQVKIHCLTPRNKFRDESKSSGSNMKEQDLDHDITSKSNESDNLSAGSDGLQSTQDIVSNSGPSKFEIKERSFSASGSNNSFSSAESFTRKVKFPSTYHIKSEGSNHTGKQVRASPDIDNHIVSDQSSYNTKATGSVEHLQNNGKDFTASSLTNSGSSRNLLEAAEDTIEELRIEAKMWERNARKLMLDLDILREEFSAQSKKQADLVMDLSAAYSERGSLKKEIENLKLMLEESMAKHALAAEDSVFQSKGQNHIQEELEIEIRHQQELNASLALQLKGSQESNVELLSLLQELEETIEQQKVEIEKFSSLQLRLTDMKNSTTADSQDKVNFLDQFQQHEESEDTLRRDNGQPEKASGELIRDLEALREKVQELERDCAELTQENLDLLIKFKESNTEITRETTESIETEKSGITSHIHYDEENLDNTLTHMEKVGANEKSKDFIQLVKQLEVAFHHLKRPWYKLSSGISDKCQSHLDSLANLIENGESSHKVSASYILTNMFELNHLLETRIVEYEELLKQHEEEIQERNNSVAEAQRKLEVSKAELQVQCLSLQKELDQTIFELDKLQADLQTKEEEKNCISKHQRELEARVTDLQKERDAQVSENKLLERKLAHLDSERHTLEDQLVGLTEKNINMEAQIRLMTVNRESRQSELEESRTDVMNLQEEIGKLESEMKTNIADLKEELEDMQILWSQAREECGHLTNENEKLQESLQNLLEEYKTIQQSNSELERKNVELHERRLHVEAQLCESQKSLSNSLIKVKALEENLNSMWKDFSLKEERLNVELTELIRENKNEIEKLVQQECLSTHRYSEKLTEVESLNKEVEQLTKQISEMDEERRLASDAANEVSSLRAENAMLVSALEDIQSKLTLTEKELSNVRIESELKIQDSRQSFEKLTVDHEKILKHLSNYRANEEKLKTAFNDLELQLTLLRYEHQKLHEESANLKFQLQKTKELQEDVDYLKSELKECMSEKEKLEASLNLVSVDCEEMKAEKASFASKISSFQKVLSELENSNRKGICLEEKVEKMESDLTEKEKFCAQVDDLKNELSETKRENEQYQQKIHKMEEEKDNCFRKVQALEAEVKMMEEEKKLYAKKFEQNDTPKSTNKYTNFNRVPQKLNQSQELLVDRLHSDFESEGENGIAYSVEVDYLARIQLLENKLAEALEANKKYKIQLQRFKTEERKGHSPSSRKPDGDSEMVKRFERTKTLLETELKDIRERYFQMSLKYAEVEAQREDLVMKLKAAKSGKKWFS
- the LOC104084601 gene encoding intracellular protein transport protein USO1-like isoform X2, whose translation is MFKLPKQNNKQAKSGERVDFRFSNFQALQVPKGWDRLSLSIICVETGKTIAKLGKTLVKNGSCQWPETLLESVWILQDDSSLELEESLYKFVVSMGSARSGILGEGTINLASYVGSRLSSPVLLPLKKCNQGTTLQVKIHCLTPRNKFRDESKSSGSNMKEQDLDHDITSKSNESDNLSAGSDGLQSTQDIVSNSGPSKFEIKERSFSASGSNNSFSSAESFTRKVKFPSTYHIKSEGSNHTGKQVRASPDIDNHIVSDQSSYNTKATGSVEHLQNNGKDFTASSLTNSGSSRNLLEAAEDTIEELRIEAKMWERNARKLMLDLDILREEFSAQSKKQADLVMDLSAAYSERGSLKKEIENLKLMLEESMAKHALAAEDSVFQSKGQNHIQEELEIEIRHQQELNASLALQLKGSQESNVELLSLLQELEETIEQQKVEIEKFSSLQLRLTDMKNSTTADSQDKVNFLDQFQQHEESEDTLRRDNGQPEKASGELIRDLEALREKVQELERDCAELTQENLDLLIKFKESNTEITRETTESIETEKSGITSHIHYDEENLDNTLTHMEKVGANEKSKDFIQLVKQLEVAFHHLKRPWYKLSSGISDKCQSHLDSLANLIENGESSHKVSASYILTNMFELNHLLETRIVEYEELLKQHEEEIQERNNSVAEAQRKLEVSKAELQVQCLSLQKELDQTIFELDKLQADLQTKEEEKNCISKHQRELEARVTDLQKERDAQVSENKLLERKLAHLDSERHTLEDQLVGLTEKNINMEAQIRLMTVNRESRQSELEESRTDVMNLQEEIGKLESEMKTNIADLKEELEDMQILWSQAREECGHLTNENEKLQESLQNLLEEYKTIQQSNSELERKNVELHERRLHVEAQLCESQKSLSNSLIKVKALEENLNSMWKDFSLKEERLNVELTELIRENKNEIEKLVQQECLSTHRYSEKLTEVESLNKEVEQLTKQISEMDEERRLASDAANEVSSLRAENAMLVSALEDIQSKLTLTEKELSNVRIESELKIQDSRQSFEKLTVDHEKILKHLSNYRANEEKLKTAFNDLELQLTLLRYEHQKLHEESANLKFQLQKTKELQEDVDYLKSELKECMSEKEKLEASLNLVSVDCEEMKAEKASFASKISSFQKVLSELENSNRKGICLEEKVEKMESDLTEKEKFCAQVDDLKNELSETKRENEQYQQKIHKMEEEKDNCFRKVQALEAEVKMMEEEKKLYAKKFEQNDTPKSTNKYTNFNRVPQKLNQSQELLVDRLHSDFESEGENGIAYSVEVDYLARIQLLENKLAEALEANKKYKIQLQRFKTEERKGHSPSSRKPDGDSEMVKRFERTKTLLETELKDIRERYFQMSLKYAEVEAQREDLVMKLKAAKSGKKWFS